The sequence below is a genomic window from Streptosporangium lutulentum.
GGCCGCGTACGCCGCCGACGGGTTCACCGCCGAGGGGGGCCGGCTCGACCTGGTCACCAAGGGCGCGACGTCGACAGGGGTGGGTGCGTGGGTCCACACGGACCGACCCGACGTGACGGTCCAGCCCGGCGCGTCGGTCGAGGTGCCGTTCACGGTCACTCTTCCGGACGACGCCGCGCCCGGCGAATACATGGGGGGCGTCGTCACCTCGCCGGCGCAGGCCGGCGAAGCGGACGGGACCGATGCGGAACAGCGTCTCGGCATCCGTATCCGTCTGCGCGTGGGTGGAGAGCTCACGCCGAAGCTGTCGGTAGAGGACCTGCGCCTGCGCTACTCGGGCACGCCCAATCCGTTCGGGAAGGGCGACGCCACCGTCACGTACACGATCCACAACACGGGCAACGCCATCCTCACCGCTCGGCAGGCGGTGTCCCTGTCCGGCCCCTTCGGGAGCTCTGACGTTCGTACGGGGCAGATCGACGACTCGCCCCAGCTGCTGCCGGGCGACACCTGGAAGGTCTCCGTGCCGGTGCACGGAGTGGCTCCCGTGCTGAGGCTGACGGGGACGGTCGCCCTCATCCCGCTGCTCACCGACGCGTCGGGCTCGGTCGCCCCGCTCGCCGCCGCCGAGACCACGACGGGTTCCTGGACCATCCCCTGGACACTGCTGCTTCTCCTCGTCGTCCTCTGCGGGCTCGTCGTCGCGGGTCTGGTGCTCCGGCGCCGCCGCCGTCGGGCCGGGCTCCACGAGGACGCTCCCGTCCAGGCGGCGCGGATCCCGCACGAGGGGTGAGGCTCCTGCCGTCCACACGTGGCCGGCGCCAGGCATCTCGAACCCGGTGGCTCCTCCGCGCCCCGATCCTTGCTTCTCACCTGCGGCGCATCTGCGCGAAGCTCGGCGCGCACCGCAGTACGCGAGGATCTGACGAGTGGCCATACCGCGACCGGCGGTGTCGAAAGAATGCCGAATCAATCGGCTCCGGTCGCCGGATATCCCCGGTCGACCGGGAAATCGGTTCTGCCGATCGACGAGTTCGCGAAGTACGATGTTCTGACTTGCCGCAAAGCCGCGACGGCGCAGGAGAACATCATGAGGGCAGTCGTCCAAGACGCGTACGGCTCGCCCGATGTTCTGAAAATCCAGGAAATCGACCGGCCGGCGGTCAAGGACGATGAGGTGCTGGTGCGCGTTCACGCGGCCTCCGTTCACCCTGATGTCTGGCATGTTGTGAGCGGCAGGCCGTATGTCCCGCGACTCATGGGGGCCGGGCTGCTCCGGCCGAAGATTCGCGTTCCGGGAACGGATATGGCCGGTCGTGTGGAATCGGTGGGCAAGAACGTGACGCGATTCCAAGCGGGCGACGAGGTGTTCGGCGAGGCCCTCTGGGGCAACCAGTGGAGAAACGGCGGTGCCTTCGCCGAGTACGTGTCCGTTTCGCAGGACGCCCTGGCGTTGAAACCCGGCAACGTCACCTTCGAACAAGCCGCGGCCGTACCCACCTCCGGACTCATCGCCCTGCGGAACCTTCAGGAAGGGCGGTCGGGGCCAGGCCGAAGTGTGCTGGTCAACGGTGCCGCCGGTGGTGTGGGAGCCTTCGCCGTACAGCTCGCCAAAGCGTACGGAGCGAAGGTGACCGGCGTCGACCACCACACCAAACTGGACCTGGTCCGTTCGCTCGGCGCGGATCGCGTCATCGACTACACCCGGGAGGATTTCACCCGGAACGGCGAGCGATACGACCTGATCTTCGACATTCCCGGGAACCACTCGTTTGCTGATTGCCGGCGTGCCCTTATGCCCGAGGGGGCCTACGTGCTCATCGGGCATGACCGCTTCGGTGATGTGGGAGGCCGTCGGCTGGGAAGTCTGCCGCATTTCTTCAAACTGATGGCGCTCTCCCCGTTCCGGAGTCAACTGTCGACGCCGAGCTCGTCGATGCCGAGCAGGAAAGACTCGATGGCCGTCCTGAGGGAGTTTCTGGAAACAGGGAGACTCACGCCGGTCGTCGACAGAACGTATTCGCTGGAAGAGGTTCCCGAAGCCATCCGCTATCTGGCCGGAGGAGAGGCCCGGGGAAAGGTCGTCATCACCGTTTGGAACGCACCCCGGTCGTCATGTGAGGGACCCTTTTACCGGAGGGCGACGCGGACGCCGTACGTTCGACGAACGGCCGGCGCGGGAAACCGTACTCCGCGCTCGAATGAATGATTCGCCCCTGCCGGCGATGCCACTACTCCAGTCGCCATTCCAGGGTGTTTCCGGTGCTCGGCTGATAGAGCAGCGTGCGCGGCTCGCTGTCCTCGGGAATCTCGAACGGGATCCAGCCGCGGACGCAGTCCCCCGGCCGTACCGCCTGGACCTGGGGGTAGATCGGGACATCGAACCAACTCGGACTCGCGATCGACGCCATGGTCGTCGAGTCGTCGGCGAAGGAAAGCATCCAGGGTGCCGCGAAGGCCGTGACGGGCTCGCGCGTGTTCTCCGGTACGCATAGTTTCACGTCAAACGCCAGATATTCGTGGCCGGGGCGGCTGAGTGCCTTGGATATGGGCTTCAGTGACCGGATTCGCAAGGCGGAGATCTTCGAGACGGAGTCGTCGTCACGCGTCTCCTGGGTGCTGCCGACCGCGGGCAGGGTGCTCGGTGTGGGGGTGGGGGAGGGTGTCGGGCTGGGCCGCACCGAAGGGACGACCGGGGGTACGGGGGGCGCGGCGGCCCCGCTGCCAGAGCATCCGGCGACAAGAAAAAGAGATAGAACAAGGGGGACGAACCTTCGCATGACGACTCCTGGTTAGGAAATCGGGGCGAAGAGGAGACGCGAAAGACGGTCGCGTGGATGGCCCAGGTTCCGTGAAGGAGTTGTGGCCGCGTCGGATCCCGTATCCCGTGGTCTCCGCAGGGGGCGGTCTACCTGGACCGTTCCGAATCGCGGGTCTGGAGGCCCGACGAGCGGGTCTCGGGTGCGAGATGGGAGCGGACGTACGTCAGCGCGGCGTCGAGGGCGATGGCGAGAGGGCGGGCGCTGCGCATGGTCTGGGAGAGCAGGAAACCGCCCTGGAGCCCGGCCATGATCGCGGTGGCCAGGGCGTCGGGGTCCGCGTCGGCGCGCAGTTCCCGGCGGTCACGCATCCTGGTCAGTCCGCGCAGGAGATGGCCCTGCCAGTGGTCGAAGGCTCTGACCAGGTCCAGGCGCGCCGTCTCGTCGACGTCGGCGAGCTCGCCGGCCAGCGAACCGAGCGGGCAGCCGCCCCCGCATCTGCGATCCCGTTGCAACGTCACCAGGTGATCGCGCCAGGCGACCAGGTCTTCGAAGGACTCGATCTCGTCGATCAGCGGGCGTTGGGCGTCGATCATCCGCTGGGTCTGGTGCTCGATGACGGCGCGTACGAGGTCGGACTTGTCGGCGAAGTAATGGTAGAGCTGCGATTTGCTGGTCCTGGTGACCGCCCGGACCTCGTCGAGCGTGGTGGAGGTCGCCCCCTGATCGAAGATCAGGTCGGTGGCGGCTTCCAGGATCCGCCGCCGAGTCGCCTCGCCGCGCTTGGTCAGCGCGGGCCGCTTGGCGTCGTACGCCGTGAGCTGCCTTGACATGGAGTCACACTATCCAAAATGGACCCATCGGTCCAAGCTGTCCGCTGTGGGGCTCCCGGCGGCGACGGGCTCGCCAACGCCTGGCGCTCGACCACGCGGGCGGGGGTCCCGACGCTCGGCCGCGACCCCGTCCAGACCGCTCCGGGACCGGTTCGCGGGGGTGAAGCTCAGCCGGCGCTCCACGACAGGGCAAGCGTGGTGTGCCGCTTGCGGACGAGCAGCCCCTCGCGGGGCGCGGCCTCACGATAGGCGTCGATGCGCAGTCCGGTCGTCATGGGACGGTTCGCCGTGTCCCAGGACCGGACGTGGGTGACGAGATCGGCGGCGAGCCGCGTTCTTTCCGGCCCGTAGCCGCGCGCGATCAGCAGGTCGTCCGCCTCCGCTTCCAGCAGGGAGAGGCTGTCGCCGTCGATGACTCCGATGGCCATCCTGAATCCCGAAGGGGTGAGCGGGGGCGATGCCAGCCGGCCGGGCTGTGCCTCGGACAGCATGCACCAGCGGGGCTCGTGTATCGCCAGCCACAGGCTCAGCCCGTCGAGAAGCTGCGTACGGCTCACGCCGACCTCGGCGGGCATCCTCACCGAGGGGCCTTCCAGCGCGCCCGGCACATCGCCGACCTCACCCGGGCCGGGAAGGGAGATCGTCAGGTCGGAGGCCCGGTCCAGCACCAGGGTCGTCTCCGGGCCGGCGAAGGGGCCTCGCATCCGCATGAAGCCGCAGGGCACCACCGAATGGCTCGTCCAGTGCCCGCCCGCCCGTTCCATGGCCACCGAGCGTTGCACGCCGCGCACGTCCAGCGGCACGACGACGCGTCCGCCGGGGCCGAGCTGGTCCAGCCAGGCCGGGAAGAGATCCCAGACGCCGACGGTGGCGATCACCCGGTCGTAGGGGGCCGCCGGCGCGAACCCCTCGGCGCCGTCGCCGCACACCACGGTCACCTCGGGACGGCCTGCGTCGATCAGGTGCTCCCGAGCGCGGTCAACCAGGTCGGCGTCGATGTCGACACTGACGACCTGGCCTTCGGGTCCCACCAGGTGGGCGAGCAGCGCGGCGTTGTAGCCCGTTCCGGTCCCGATCTCCAGCACCCGCTGTCCCGGCTCCACCCCGAGCTGGTCGAGCATCAAGGCCATGATCGCCGGTTGCGAGGAGGAGCTGATCGCCCGGCCGTCCGCGTCGCGCTTGGTCACGATCGCGTCGTCCCGGTAAACGGTCTCCGGGGGAAGATCCGGCAGGAACACGTGTCGTGGCACCGTCCGGAAGGCATCTGCCACAATCCGGCTGATTCCACGCGTGCGCATCTGCGCGACCAGCTCTTCCCGGGGCTCCTGCCACTCGACCATCGTCGACCTCCATGCCAAGGTTCTCTACCTATACCAATTTGTGTACTAATTATGCACTTTGGTCAATATGGAGAGAATGTGAGAAATACTGACTTTCATCCTGTTTGGAATGCGCAGATGGAGATCCGTATCTTTTCGGGTGAAGGTGTCAGTATGGACCCCTATGCTCAGGACATGAACAGCGATTTCGATTTTCTGCACGGCGAGTGGGACGTGGTCAACCGCAGGCTGGTCAAGCCGCTCACCGGCAGCACCGAATGGGACGAGTTCCCGGCCGTCTCGACCTGCCGCGGCTTCTTCGACGGTGCGGGCATCTTCGACGAGATGGTCTTTCCCACCAAGGGCTTCTCGGGAATAACGCTCCGAGTGTTCGACCCCGCCCGCGAGCAGTGGGGGATCTACTGGGTCAACAGCAAGCTCGGGACGCTCCAGGAGCCGGTTTTTGGCAGGTTCGCCGACGGCAGGGGCGAGTTCTACGGCGACGACACCTACGAGGGCACCCCGATCCGGGCACGTTACGTGTGGTCGGAGATCACGCCGACCACGGCCCTGTGGGAGCAGGCCTTCTCCGTCGACGGGGAGAAGACCTGGGAGACCAACTGGACGATGGCGCACACGCGCCGCGGATAGGCCGTGGCGACCGGCCTTCGCCGCGCCCCTGACAAGGGCATCGCCGGGAATTGTCGTTCCGTATCCGGGAGGGGTTTCTCCTCGCGGCCGGAATGACCCGATGCGGGTGGAGGGCGGCATCGGCCACCCTCCACCCACGGCCCTGGGAGCGTGGACCGCTGTCCGGCATTCGGGGGATGGAGCCGGACAGCGGTGAATATATTCAGATAACCGCACTCTGTATGTGGAGAAATGCACTTTCGCTGCGCGCGGGGTTCGTTCCGCCGGGCCGATCGCCGCTCCGGCGATTCCCTTTTTTCCGCTCGCGCCGAGACCGCCACCTGAAAGGCGACGGTCTCGGGTGAATCGGGTGGGCACCGGTTTGTTACGCCCATTCCGCCAGGAGCTTGGCCTCCTTCGCCGGGTCGATGCCCTGCCTGCCGAAGACGCGCTCCTCGGAGGGGATCTCGCGAAGCCAGGCCCAGGTGTCGCGGATGGTCTCGGCGACCGGGCGGCAGCGCAGCCCGGCCGCGTGGGCCTTCGCGGACGAGGACATCCAGGCCCCGGCGAGTTCGGGGCCCTCGGGGACCCAGAGGGGCAGCTCGACCCAGGATCCCACCTCCCGGTCGAGCAGGAACCGATCCTCCACCCAGACGAGTTCGGCGTCCGAGCCCGTCACCGCGCGGCACTCGGCGAGCCAGTCGCCGAAGGTGATGTTGCCCCGGACCCCACCGGTGAAGAACCGGTCGTTCACCCCGGCCTCGGCCTGGGCCAAGGTGAACGCGGCGATGTCGCGGGCGTCGATGACCTGCATCGCCACATTCGGATCGCCGGGAGCGAGGACCTGCCCGCCCCGGGAGAACCGATCGAGCCACCAGGGCAGGCGGCCGACGTTCTCATGCGGGCCGAGGATGAGGCCCGGCTCGATGATCAGGGCGTTGCCCTCGAAACCCTGCTCCACCGCTCGCTCGCAGCCCGCCTTCAGCGTGCCGTAGTCGCCGTCGTCGGGTCCGGCGTCCGGGGCGCACTCGAACCGGGGCGAACTCTCGTCGGTCTCCGGCAGGCCCGGCCAGTCGGCGCAGGCCGAGATGCTGGAGATGAACGCGTAGGTGGCGGCCTTGCCGTTGAGCGCGCGCACCGACTCGCCGACGACCCGGGGGACGTACCCGCAGACGTCCACCACGATGTCCCATTCGCGGCCTGCCGTCAGTCGTTCCAGATCCCCGGGTATTTCGCGATCACCTCTGACCGCCTCCACCCCGGGTACGGTCACCCCGCTCCTGCCTCGGTTGAATGTCGTGACCTCGTGTCCGCGCCGCAACGCCTCCTCGACGATCGCCCGGCCGAGGAAAACCGAACCGCCGATAACCAGAGTTCTCATAACGCCTCATCCTTCTCTTCACGCCAGAGCGGAGCCATGAGCTTTCACCCTTGGCGCAAGCCGTACGCTCAGGGCGGACCGGCCGAGATCGGCGGTGATTGAAGGATGTGGACCCGGGCGGTGGAGATGTCGAAGTAGGCGCCCACCAGCTCCAGGTCTCCGGAGCGGAAGCGTTCGTCCACCTGAGGGTAGGTCCGTAGGTTCTCCAACTGCTGGGTCACGTTGACCCGGCAGAGGCGGTCCAGCGGGCCGTCGTCGGCTCCGTCGCTCTCGGTGGTGACGAACTGGGCCAGACTGTGGTGGCCGTGGCGTAGCCAGCGGGAGAGCGCGGACCCTTCCACGGTCTTCTCGCCCCCGCTGAGCAGCGCGGCCATGGCCCCGCAGCCGGAATGGCCGCAGACCGTGATGGTCCGGACGCTGAGGACGTTCGTCGCGTACTCGATCGCCGCGGCGACCGAGTCGTCCGAGTGAGCCGAGCCCTTCCGGGGGACCAGGTTGCCGATGTTGCGAACGGTGAACAGGTCGCCGGGACCGCTGGCGGTGATCAGGTTCGGCACGAGCCGGGAGTCCGCACAGGTGATGAAGAGATGCGAGGGGTCCTGCTTGCGGGCCATCTCGTGCATGAGCGGGCGGATCAGCGGGGCCGTACGCCGGTGGAACTCCCGAGCTCCGGCGAGCAGGTCGGGTGCGGCGCGAGCGTCCTCCGCCGGCACGTGCTGAGCGGGGACCAGCGAATTTTCGGAGGCCCGGCTGTAGCGCCGGTGGGACCAGGGCAGCCACCAGCGGTCCGGGGCGCGCGGCGGGGTCTTGGCCGGAAACATCCGGGCGCCGCTGGCGGCCATCGCGTACCACTCGTCATGGATCTCGTCGATGTCCACGGTGCCGCCGCCGCGCTCGTGTTCGTGCCGCCATGCGTGGACGGCCTCGAAGGCCGCGTTGTCCATGAAGTCGATGTTCAGGTCCAGCTCCACCGCCGCCCCGGCGGGGATGGAGTGAAGCTGGGAGGTGAGCGTGGGCACGCCGAGGAAGGTCAGTGAGCCACCGATCAGCACGCGCCAGTGCCCGTCGGGTTCGGGCGTGACCTGTACGGTCACCCAGGTGAGGCGGCGCAGCGCGAGCAGCGCGGCGAGGATGAGGCCGAGCAGCACTCCCTCGGCGAGGCCGAGGAGCACGACCCCGGCCATCGTGATCACGTATACCGGGATCTCGCCGTGACCGCGCAGGTTGCGGAGATGTCCCATGTTGACCATCTGGATGCCGATGAAGACCAGCAGGGCGGCCAGCGCCTCCATTGGGATCAGGGTGATCGTCCAGCCCAGGAAGACCGCGAACACCAGGATCCAGAAGCCGTGCATGATCGTGGACCAGCGGCTGCGAGCCCCGGCGCGGACGTTGGCGGTGCTGCGGACGATGACTCCGGCCACGGGCAGGCCGCCCAGCGCGCCGGTCACCATGTTGGCCACCCCCTGGGCGGTGAGCTCCTTGTCCAGGTCGGACCGCTTGCCGTCGTGCAGCTTGTCGGTGGCCACCGAGCAGAGCAGCGACTCCACTCCTGCCAGCAGCGCCACGAGCATCACCGCCGCGATGATCCCGTGCCAGTCGCCCTGAGGCCAGACCGGGCTGGCCCATTCGCTCAGACTCTTGGAGAGGTCGATCCGGGTGACATCCCAGTCGAACGCCCAGGCGGTCACCGAGGCGGCGAGCAGGGCGGTCAGGGGCGCAGGGATGATTCGGAGCTGCTGGGGCAGCCGGGTGGAGGCGACCAGGACCGTGATGGTGAGCAGGCCGACGAAGACCGCGTGGTTGTGGTTGTCGATGATCTGCTGCGGCAACTCGATCAGGTTCTCGATCGCGGAGCGTTGAGGGCTCCCGCCGAGCACCACGTGCAGCTGGGAGAGCGCGATCACCACGCCGACCCCGGCGAGCATGCCGTGAACCACGGCGGGTGAGACCGCCAGGGCCGAGCGGGCGACCCGGAACACCCCGAGCAGAAGCTGTAACGCCCCCGCGAGCAAAGTGATCATGCAGGTGGCCCGCCAGCCGTACGTCATGACGAGATCGGCGACCACCAGCGAGAGGCCGGCGGCCGGCCCGCTCACCTGGACGACCGAACCGCCCAGGAAGCCCGCCACCACGCCGCCTACCACGCCGGCGATGAGCCCTGCCACCAGCGGTGCTCCCGAAGCGATCGCGATGCCCAGCGAGAGAGGCACCGCCACCAGGAAGACCACCAGGGAGGCGGGCAGATCGTATCGCAGCACGGAAGATATGTTACTTTTTGTGAGCGCCGTGTCGCTCTTTGTGTCCGTCCCCATGAAAGAGACCGTACGTTGCCGCCCCCCGCCGCTTAAGCCGTTATCGAAAGCTTTTACGGAGGGCGGGGAGAATCAGCGGTAATAGTCGGGGTAGTCCGGCTCCTGTGACCGGTGGTGGTTGCCCCTGGAGTTCGCGCGGTCGCGCTCGTTGGGAGCGGGGGCGGCGGCCTCGGGACCGGCGCCGTAGAGATCGCCGTAGGTGGGCCAGCTGGCCCCGTCGCTACCCGGCGGGACGGGCGGCTCGGGCCAGGCGGCCGGGGATCCCGGAGTGGCCTGGCGAGGCTCGTAGCCGTAGCCTCCGGTCGCCCCGGACCGGGGGTCGGCCGGGCGCTCGAGGGGAGGAACGGTCCGGGAGGGCCCGGTCGGGGTGGAGACCGCCGGGGTCGGCCCGGTGATCGAGTCTTCCTCGATGGTGGCCCAACCGGCGCTCACCTCGTAGGAGGCGGAGGCGGGGGGGTTGTTGTACACGGGTGTTTGGTAGGAGTTGTAGGACGACGGTCCCGGGTCGTCCAGTATGTCGGCGGTGCTCGGAGTCGCGGGCCAGCCTCCGGACTGGGGGGCCGTGGCCTGTGCCCAGGGGTTGTCGGAGATGGGCTTGGGCGGCTCGGGCTGGGCCCGGCGAGGCTCGGGGCGGGTGTTGTACGAGGCCGCGAGCGGGTCGACGTTCGGGGTGGCGGGGAATCCGCCGCTGGTCGTGGGGCCCATCGGGGGCATGTGGGGAAGCGGTCCCGGGCCGGTGTTCGGGCCGGAGGGGCCACCGGTGGCGCCGAGCGCGGGCATCGCGCCGCTGGCGGTCGTGGAGCTTCTGCCGCCTCTGCCGCCACCGCGCGAGTAGGAGCCGCCGAGCGGGTCGCTCAACGGGTCGGGCCTGGAAGGGGCGCCGTTGCCCTGGGCGGGGGTTCTGCCGCCGCCCCGGCGGGAACTCGACCGCTGGGGACGGCTGTCGCCGAAGGTGCCGGGGGTCGGAGCGGGGGAGAAGGCGCCCGGGGTGGGAGCCGCGAAGGTGACCGTCTTCTGCTCGGCGAGCGAGGAGGTCGTGGGGGCCTGATTCGGCTGGACCGCCGCGATCAGGTCGGTGAGATTCGAAGGCAGGGAGGCCGAGGCGACGGCGGGCTCCGGAGAGGGAGCGGGCCGGGAAGCCTGCGGCCTGACGGGCAGGGGCGCCTGCACGGTCACCGCGTCGGCGTCCGCCTGGGGCTGATCCTGCTCGACGGGACGGCTCGCGCCCATGCGGGCCGCCAGGGAGCCCCCGAAGCCGCCCTCGTCGGCCTGGAGCCGCGTCCAGTAGTCGTCGTCATAGTCGTCGGCCTGACCGAACTCGTTCATGCCGCGCTTGCCGCGCGAGCTCGGCGGACGTGGCTGGCGTGGCGGCTTGGGCTCGTCGAACGGGGTCAGGTCGGGAGTGAAGTGGCCCATCCTGGGCTCTCTGGTGGCGAAGTCATCGCTGGACCGGGTAGGGGTCAGCGCCTCCTTTTCCGCCATCTCCCGCAGACGCTCCGCGGGGAGCGCGCTCTCTCTGCGGTTCATCGACCGCATTCCCAGTGCCACGACGACGAGCACGAGGAGCACGACGGCGACCAGACTTACTACGACCGCGATCATTGCACCACCCTCAAGGCCATGGCCTTCCAGCGGCGCCGGTGAGATCGCGCGGCCATCGACGCGACCTGCCCCCTTGGATCACCTGCGCTCGGACATTGGATCTGATTGTGTCGGACCACTATGAGCGTTGTCACACCCTAAGTGAAGAATTGGTAACCATTACTACCTCCGGTGTTTGGCCTGTCACTCAATGTGCGTCGTGGTGAGTCGCCCCCAGGCGATCGTCTTCGCCGCGATGCTCTTCAAGGTCTGGTCGAGAGCTTCGCCCTTTTTGAGGTTGAGCTTGCCCTTGAGTGCATAGACGGTGAAACGATAAGTCTCCTGGGCGTCACATGGCGGGCTGTAGCCCACCTTGCCACTCGTTGTGCGCCCCTCCACGGCTCCCACTGGGACACTGCCTTCCGCCAGCTCGTTGGTGCGGGGGTCGATGTCGAACACGACCCAGTTCACCTCGCCGCCGGTGCGCCCGGTGCTGTCGGTCACGATCGCGACGGACGTGGTGTCGTCCGGCACGCGCGACCAGCGCAACGGCGGGTTGCCGACCGAGCCTTTGCATGAATAGTCGGCCGGCAGTGGATCACCGTCACTCACCCGAGGGCTTGAGACGCTGATCAGCTCAAGCTGCAACCGCTCTGCGGAAGCGGTGCTGCCCAACATGCCACAACCTGAGGACACGACGACAACCGCCGCGGCCATCGCCATTCTGGCGGCTTGCCGCGGGCGGCGCGTAGACGTGCTTGGCTGCCCCATGCCCGATGATGCTACGCGTCTCTGGCGGATGCGCAGACCCGATCGCGAGGTTCCGTCGGGCGGAAATACTCGGGAATCGGGCAGAATCGAGGGACGGAAGGGGTGGGAGGGGACACTGAAATGAGTTTCGTCGCGCTCGATCCCGTGGAGGCCCGCGGCCGTCGTGAGACCGTGAAGATCACGGGAAATCACCTGTTCGCCCTTTCCCGCCCGCCGCTTCCCGGCGCGAGACGGGTCGTGTCGATCGCCCGGCCGGCCGCCGGGATGTGGAAGGATCATCTGCCGAACGCGATGGGAAGCGCGCTGCGGGCCCCGCCCTCCGGCTGCGCGACCCCGGCCGGTCGGCGGGCACCGGCCGAGGTCGTGACGCGACCGGCGCGGGAAGAACGGGGCTAGTCACCGCTCAGCTCCCGGTAGGGCTTCCTGAGCAGGTCGACGAGCGGGATGTGCCGGACCTTGACCGGGGGCGGCTCCAGCGCTCGCAGCAGCAGGTCCGCGGGGACGGCCGCGGCGTCCGGCCGGGGACGCAGCCGGTTCAGGGAGACGGAGGGGGAGTAGAAGTCGTTCAGCCGCTCGTCGAACGGCACGTCGTCGATCGCGATGGTGGGCTCCATGTCAGCTGACCGCCCCGGGACCGAGCTGGAACAGCTCGCGCAACTGGTCGGTGGACAGGTTCGTGATCCAGTCTTCGCCGGTGCCGACCACGCTCTCGGCGAGGGACTTCTTGCGTTCGATCATCTCGTCGATCCGCTCCTCCAGGGTGTCCACGCAGATGAACTTCCTGACCTGCACGTTTTTCGTCTGGCCGATCCGGAAGGCCCGGTCGGTCGCCTGGTTCTCCACGGCGGGGTTCCACCACCGGTCCACGTGGATCACGTGGTTGGCGGCGGTCAGGTTGAGGCCGGTCCCGGCGGCTTTGAGGGAGAGCAGGAACAGCATCGGCTCGTCGTCTTCCTGGAAGCGCTCCACCAGCGCGTCACGCCTCTTCTTGGGCAGTCCCCCGTGCAGCCACAGCACCGGCCGGTCCAGGTGGGCGGCCAGGTAGGGCTGCAGGAGGGAGCCGAACTCGGTGTACTGGGTGAACACGAGGGCCTTGTCGCCCTCGTCGAGGATCTCCTCGGCCAGCTCCTCCAGCCGGGCCAGCTTCCCCGACCGTCCCGCCAGCCGTGACCCGTCCTTCAGCAGATGGGCGGGGTGATTGCAGACCTGCTTCAACCGGGTCATCGTGGCCAGGACGTTGCCGCGCCGCTCGATGCCCACGGAGCCGTCGATCCTGCCCAGCATGTCGTTCACCACGGCCTTGTACAGCTT
It includes:
- the fxlM gene encoding methyltransferase, FxLD system; protein product: MVEWQEPREELVAQMRTRGISRIVADAFRTVPRHVFLPDLPPETVYRDDAIVTKRDADGRAISSSSQPAIMALMLDQLGVEPGQRVLEIGTGTGYNAALLAHLVGPEGQVVSVDIDADLVDRAREHLIDAGRPEVTVVCGDGAEGFAPAAPYDRVIATVGVWDLFPAWLDQLGPGGRVVVPLDVRGVQRSVAMERAGGHWTSHSVVPCGFMRMRGPFAGPETTLVLDRASDLTISLPGPGEVGDVPGALEGPSVRMPAEVGVSRTQLLDGLSLWLAIHEPRWCMLSEAQPGRLASPPLTPSGFRMAIGVIDGDSLSLLEAEADDLLIARGYGPERTRLAADLVTHVRSWDTANRPMTTGLRIDAYREAAPREGLLVRKRHTTLALSWSAG
- a CDS encoding YbhB/YbcL family Raf kinase inhibitor-like protein; translated protein: MLGSTASAERLQLELISVSSPRVSDGDPLPADYSCKGSVGNPPLRWSRVPDDTTSVAIVTDSTGRTGGEVNWVVFDIDPRTNELAEGSVPVGAVEGRTTSGKVGYSPPCDAQETYRFTVYALKGKLNLKKGEALDQTLKSIAAKTIAWGRLTTTHIE
- a CDS encoding NAD(P)-dependent alcohol dehydrogenase, coding for MAGARHLEPGGSSAPRSLLLTCGASARSSARTAVREDLTSGHTATGGVERMPNQSAPVAGYPRSTGKSVLPIDEFAKYDVLTCRKAATAQENIMRAVVQDAYGSPDVLKIQEIDRPAVKDDEVLVRVHAASVHPDVWHVVSGRPYVPRLMGAGLLRPKIRVPGTDMAGRVESVGKNVTRFQAGDEVFGEALWGNQWRNGGAFAEYVSVSQDALALKPGNVTFEQAAAVPTSGLIALRNLQEGRSGPGRSVLVNGAAGGVGAFAVQLAKAYGAKVTGVDHHTKLDLVRSLGADRVIDYTREDFTRNGERYDLIFDIPGNHSFADCRRALMPEGAYVLIGHDRFGDVGGRRLGSLPHFFKLMALSPFRSQLSTPSSSMPSRKDSMAVLREFLETGRLTPVVDRTYSLEEVPEAIRYLAGGEARGKVVITVWNAPRSSCEGPFYRRATRTPYVRRTAGAGNRTPRSNE
- a CDS encoding TetR/AcrR family transcriptional regulator translates to MSRQLTAYDAKRPALTKRGEATRRRILEAATDLIFDQGATSTTLDEVRAVTRTSKSQLYHYFADKSDLVRAVIEHQTQRMIDAQRPLIDEIESFEDLVAWRDHLVTLQRDRRCGGGCPLGSLAGELADVDETARLDLVRAFDHWQGHLLRGLTRMRDRRELRADADPDALATAIMAGLQGGFLLSQTMRSARPLAIALDAALTYVRSHLAPETRSSGLQTRDSERSR
- a CDS encoding SulP family inorganic anion transporter: MGTDTKSDTALTKSNISSVLRYDLPASLVVFLVAVPLSLGIAIASGAPLVAGLIAGVVGGVVAGFLGGSVVQVSGPAAGLSLVVADLVMTYGWRATCMITLLAGALQLLLGVFRVARSALAVSPAVVHGMLAGVGVVIALSQLHVVLGGSPQRSAIENLIELPQQIIDNHNHAVFVGLLTITVLVASTRLPQQLRIIPAPLTALLAASVTAWAFDWDVTRIDLSKSLSEWASPVWPQGDWHGIIAAVMLVALLAGVESLLCSVATDKLHDGKRSDLDKELTAQGVANMVTGALGGLPVAGVIVRSTANVRAGARSRWSTIMHGFWILVFAVFLGWTITLIPMEALAALLVFIGIQMVNMGHLRNLRGHGEIPVYVITMAGVVLLGLAEGVLLGLILAALLALRRLTWVTVQVTPEPDGHWRVLIGGSLTFLGVPTLTSQLHSIPAGAAVELDLNIDFMDNAAFEAVHAWRHEHERGGGTVDIDEIHDEWYAMAASGARMFPAKTPPRAPDRWWLPWSHRRYSRASENSLVPAQHVPAEDARAAPDLLAGAREFHRRTAPLIRPLMHEMARKQDPSHLFITCADSRLVPNLITASGPGDLFTVRNIGNLVPRKGSAHSDDSVAAAIEYATNVLSVRTITVCGHSGCGAMAALLSGGEKTVEGSALSRWLRHGHHSLAQFVTTESDGADDGPLDRLCRVNVTQQLENLRTYPQVDERFRSGDLELVGAYFDISTARVHILQSPPISAGPP
- a CDS encoding NAD-dependent epimerase/dehydratase family protein; its protein translation is MRTLVIGGSVFLGRAIVEEALRRGHEVTTFNRGRSGVTVPGVEAVRGDREIPGDLERLTAGREWDIVVDVCGYVPRVVGESVRALNGKAATYAFISSISACADWPGLPETDESSPRFECAPDAGPDDGDYGTLKAGCERAVEQGFEGNALIIEPGLILGPHENVGRLPWWLDRFSRGGQVLAPGDPNVAMQVIDARDIAAFTLAQAEAGVNDRFFTGGVRGNITFGDWLAECRAVTGSDAELVWVEDRFLLDREVGSWVELPLWVPEGPELAGAWMSSSAKAHAAGLRCRPVAETIRDTWAWLREIPSEERVFGRQGIDPAKEAKLLAEWA